A stretch of the Thermofilum adornatum genome encodes the following:
- a CDS encoding aldehyde ferredoxin oxidoreductase family protein: protein MKAGYVNRILTVNLSDNTIKEEPIDPQVAEKYIGGKGYALYVFYHRYLKEYMAKGISPKDIDPLGPENVLAFTTGPITGIAGVPSPGRHHVMALKSPLTGSIASANSGGEFGAYMKFAGYDMIFIEGAAEKPVYLEIVNGHVEIKDASDLWGRNVFDTTRILKSRVKGENVSVACIGPAGENLVLFANIMNDEHRAAGRTGVGAIMGSKKLKAIVVSGNQKPQIANPEGFRELSKNLIERIRKNPVTGGGLPKYGTAVLVNIINQAGMLPYKNWQFGYNPEADKISGETLEKTYLIKRRPCWGCQIGCGRVVKVPFGPYQIMYSEGPEYESIWALGNDTGVMDLAAVIKANHLCDELGLDTITMGSTIATAMELYEKGYIPEEDLQGMDMKFGNAAAVVEAVWRTAYKAGFGAKLALGSKRLAEMYGAPELSMSVKGLEMPAYDPRGSKGIGLNYATANRGGCHVTGYTISPEILGLPQKIDPLTPEGKAQWVKIFQDLTSVVNSAVNCLFTTFEIGAKDYADLFNTIAGFNFTDSDVLKIGERIYNLERYIMSLYGFSAKDDTLPPRLTKEPMPEGPVKGQVVELDKMLAEYYKLRGWVDGVPTKEKLKELGIEL, encoded by the coding sequence ATGAAAGCCGGCTACGTAAACAGGATTTTAACGGTAAACCTTTCTGACAATACCATTAAAGAGGAACCAATTGACCCACAAGTAGCAGAAAAATACATTGGCGGCAAGGGCTACGCCCTATACGTATTCTATCACAGATATCTCAAGGAGTACATGGCTAAGGGCATCTCTCCAAAGGACATTGACCCGCTAGGACCAGAAAACGTTCTAGCCTTTACAACGGGACCAATAACGGGCATAGCCGGAGTCCCATCTCCAGGCAGACACCACGTGATGGCTCTCAAGTCTCCACTCACAGGCTCTATTGCTAGTGCAAACTCTGGAGGAGAATTCGGCGCATACATGAAGTTTGCAGGCTACGACATGATCTTTATCGAGGGCGCCGCAGAGAAACCAGTCTATCTAGAAATAGTCAATGGACACGTAGAGATAAAAGACGCTTCTGACCTCTGGGGCAGAAACGTTTTCGACACTACACGTATACTGAAGAGCAGGGTCAAAGGCGAAAACGTCAGCGTTGCATGTATCGGGCCCGCAGGCGAAAACCTCGTTCTCTTTGCGAACATCATGAACGACGAGCACAGGGCAGCTGGCAGGACAGGAGTAGGCGCAATAATGGGAAGCAAGAAGTTAAAAGCAATAGTCGTCTCAGGAAACCAAAAACCACAAATCGCTAATCCAGAAGGGTTCCGCGAACTCTCAAAGAACCTAATAGAGAGGATCAGGAAGAACCCAGTTACCGGAGGAGGACTGCCAAAATACGGTACAGCCGTACTAGTAAACATTATCAACCAGGCGGGGATGCTCCCCTACAAGAACTGGCAATTCGGCTACAACCCAGAAGCCGACAAGATAAGCGGAGAGACACTTGAAAAGACATACCTAATAAAGAGGAGGCCATGCTGGGGCTGCCAGATAGGGTGCGGGAGAGTCGTGAAGGTTCCATTTGGACCGTACCAGATAATGTACAGCGAGGGACCAGAATACGAGTCCATCTGGGCGCTAGGCAATGATACAGGAGTAATGGATCTAGCCGCAGTCATCAAGGCAAACCACCTCTGCGACGAGCTAGGTCTCGACACAATCACTATGGGTAGCACCATTGCAACTGCGATGGAGCTGTACGAGAAGGGTTACATACCAGAGGAAGACCTGCAAGGCATGGACATGAAGTTTGGAAACGCCGCGGCAGTTGTTGAAGCTGTTTGGCGCACGGCCTACAAGGCAGGCTTCGGCGCAAAACTCGCCCTGGGAAGCAAGAGGCTAGCAGAAATGTACGGTGCACCAGAATTATCAATGAGCGTAAAGGGCCTCGAAATGCCAGCCTACGACCCAAGAGGCTCGAAAGGCATAGGGCTAAACTATGCAACCGCTAACAGGGGAGGATGCCACGTAACAGGCTACACAATCTCTCCCGAGATACTTGGACTACCGCAGAAGATCGACCCATTGACACCTGAAGGAAAAGCCCAGTGGGTCAAAATCTTCCAGGACCTTACAAGCGTCGTCAACTCAGCTGTAAACTGTCTCTTCACAACCTTCGAGATAGGGGCCAAAGACTATGCAGACCTCTTCAACACCATTGCAGGCTTTAACTTCACTGACAGCGATGTGTTGAAGATAGGTGAAAGGATCTATAACCTAGAAAGATACATAATGTCCCTCTACGGCTTTAGCGCCAAAGACGACACCTTGCCTCCAAGACTAACAAAGGAGCCAATGCCCGAGGGACCCGTCAAAGGCCAAGTGGTAGAGCTCGACAAGATGCTCGCGGAGTACTACAAGCTGAGAGGCTGGGTCGACGGAGTTCCAACAAAGGAGAAGCTCAAAGAGCTAGGCATAGAGCTCTAA
- a CDS encoding M42 family metallopeptidase — MIDTGLLSSLANALAPSGFEKNVREIIAERLTELGYEPVTDNIGNVYVVLGEERPSLLLAAHMDEVGLLTSFITDNGFLRVTPLGGVTPEGLPGQVVEVLTARGTVEGVIGSTPPHLRTGPSKELSIDDLYVDIGVSTRKEAEERGVEVGTPISFQGNFRDLGDIIISKALDDRVGCYALLKALEEGAKPRRGSVIVAFTVQEELGLRGASVLAKELEPNYAVAVEGTLANDVPGVPPEKYVTRLGAGPAIRIMDRSMVAGVEFFRHIRTLAEQNSLPYQLQISPYSGTDAGSFLVHGATVSAVSVPVRYIHSPASLASKRDIENTTKLLQLLIEDPFP; from the coding sequence GTGATAGACACAGGCCTGCTTTCAAGTTTAGCCAATGCTCTTGCACCTTCGGGCTTCGAGAAGAACGTTCGGGAAATCATCGCCGAGAGGCTCACCGAGCTCGGCTATGAGCCTGTTACAGATAATATTGGAAACGTGTACGTCGTGTTGGGCGAGGAAAGGCCAAGCCTTCTGCTTGCGGCACACATGGACGAGGTTGGACTTTTGACGTCTTTTATTACAGATAATGGTTTCCTTAGGGTCACGCCTCTAGGCGGGGTTACTCCAGAGGGGCTTCCGGGACAGGTCGTGGAAGTGTTAACAGCGAGGGGCACCGTAGAGGGCGTGATAGGGAGTACTCCTCCGCATCTAAGGACGGGGCCCTCGAAGGAGCTCTCAATTGATGACCTATATGTTGATATAGGTGTTTCCACGAGGAAGGAGGCAGAAGAAAGGGGCGTCGAGGTAGGGACACCTATAAGTTTCCAGGGAAACTTTAGAGACCTCGGAGACATCATAATAAGCAAGGCCCTAGACGACAGGGTTGGATGCTACGCGTTGCTAAAGGCACTGGAAGAGGGGGCCAAGCCTAGAAGGGGCAGCGTCATTGTAGCCTTCACGGTCCAGGAGGAGCTGGGGCTGAGGGGGGCATCTGTCCTTGCAAAAGAACTTGAGCCCAACTATGCTGTTGCTGTTGAAGGTACTCTTGCAAACGACGTGCCAGGCGTGCCGCCCGAAAAATACGTTACTAGGCTGGGTGCTGGCCCAGCTATCAGAATTATGGATAGGAGTATGGTTGCTGGTGTAGAGTTCTTCCGTCATATCAGGACGCTCGCGGAGCAGAACTCTTTGCCGTACCAGCTACAGATATCTCCATACAGCGGGACCGATGCCGGAAGCTTCCTGGTTCACGGTGCGACTGTCTCTGCAGTCTCCGTACCAGTCAGGTATATCCACTCGCCAGCGTCTCTAGCCAGCAAGAGGGACATCGAAAACACGACTAAGCTTTTGCAACTATTGATAGAAGACCCGTTCCCGTGA
- the mobA gene encoding molybdenum cofactor guanylyltransferase, protein MLEVAILAGGEGKRLGNSYKPLLRICGKPILMNMIEKLEKLEPSIIIVVHTEEQENMLKVELEALKQRTNIRIIRDAINSQASLIGLYTALTSSTGDAVIVIPSDTPFLEASSLLRLRAKLQDFDAAIPIWPSGYIEPLIAIYRVAPALEAVKESLSKNMLQISSTLKRLRINYVPVDQVFSRPEIETFNINTYEDMERAEKICREKYAINE, encoded by the coding sequence TTGCTTGAGGTAGCGATACTTGCGGGCGGCGAGGGAAAAAGACTGGGAAACAGCTACAAGCCACTACTACGCATATGTGGAAAACCAATACTCATGAACATGATAGAAAAACTCGAAAAACTAGAGCCAAGCATAATAATTGTTGTCCATACAGAGGAACAAGAAAACATGCTTAAAGTGGAGCTCGAAGCCCTGAAGCAAAGGACAAACATTAGAATAATAAGAGACGCGATAAACAGCCAAGCATCCCTTATAGGCCTCTATACTGCACTTACCAGTTCAACGGGTGACGCGGTCATAGTTATTCCCAGCGACACGCCTTTCCTTGAAGCCTCCTCGCTCCTTAGGCTTAGAGCAAAACTCCAGGATTTCGACGCGGCGATACCTATCTGGCCTAGCGGCTATATAGAGCCACTCATAGCAATATACAGGGTCGCACCAGCACTAGAAGCAGTAAAAGAATCATTGTCCAAGAACATGCTACAAATATCCAGCACTCTGAAAAGGCTGAGAATAAACTATGTCCCAGTAGACCAGGTATTCTCGAGACCAGAAATAGAGACATTCAATATCAACACGTATGAGGACATGGAAAGGGCAGAAAAAATCTGCAGAGAAAAATATGCCATCAATGAGTGA
- a CDS encoding phosphate-starvation-inducible PsiE family protein: protein MSHSIARISHYFISILELAIAILLGVSVLLSLFKLAGEAVDLAVTSTFQRQHFVTFLDEALLMIVSIDLMRTLITGIQEKHISVIIVIEAALIFIVREIITMELRDVSETRLLIYVVVFGALFVAWLIGRRQVGIQSQDEV, encoded by the coding sequence ATGAGTCATAGCATAGCGCGGATTTCCCATTACTTCATATCTATCCTGGAACTCGCAATAGCAATCTTGCTTGGTGTCAGCGTTCTACTGTCCCTCTTCAAGCTTGCAGGAGAAGCCGTCGACCTTGCTGTTACATCTACCTTTCAGCGCCAACACTTCGTCACCTTTCTAGACGAGGCACTCTTAATGATCGTGTCAATTGACCTTATGCGCACCCTGATAACGGGTATACAGGAAAAACACATCTCCGTGATCATCGTCATAGAAGCCGCCCTCATTTTCATCGTGAGGGAAATTATAACCATGGAGCTCCGCGATGTGTCTGAAACAAGGCTTCTCATCTATGTAGTTGTTTTCGGGGCCCTTTTTGTAGCTTGGCTAATTGGAAGAAGGCAGGTAGGGATTCAGTCACAGGACGAGGTATAG
- a CDS encoding ADP-ribose-binding protein gives MVQTRFKIGNVTVRLIQGDITEQDVDVIVNAANSYLKHGGGVALAIVRKGGEIIQKESDEWVKRNGPVPEGEVAVTTAGKLKAKYVVHAVGPKFGDPEGDVKLRNAIRNSILKAEELGQSSIALPAISTGIYGYPYERCAQIMADIVKELSPSLNNLKEIRVVLWGQEAFETFRRIFHEKLSGYTSSCD, from the coding sequence GTGGTTCAAACCCGTTTTAAGATAGGAAATGTTACTGTGAGGCTTATCCAAGGAGACATCACCGAGCAAGACGTAGATGTCATTGTCAATGCGGCTAACAGCTATCTCAAGCACGGGGGAGGAGTCGCGTTAGCCATAGTCCGCAAGGGTGGAGAAATAATACAGAAAGAGAGCGATGAATGGGTGAAAAGGAACGGCCCTGTCCCAGAAGGCGAAGTAGCCGTGACCACTGCTGGGAAACTCAAGGCCAAATACGTTGTCCACGCGGTTGGCCCTAAGTTTGGCGACCCCGAGGGCGACGTCAAGCTCAGAAATGCTATACGCAACTCTATCCTCAAGGCCGAGGAGCTGGGACAATCGAGCATAGCCCTTCCAGCAATATCTACTGGCATCTATGGATACCCCTACGAGCGATGTGCACAAATAATGGCCGACATAGTCAAGGAGCTTTCGCCAAGCCTAAATAACTTGAAAGAGATAAGAGTTGTCTTGTGGGGGCAAGAAGCATTCGAGACGTTTAGAAGGATTTTCCACGAGAAGCTGTCGGGCTATACCTCGTCCTGTGACTGA
- a CDS encoding Clp1/GlmU family protein, translating to MPKITIPEGYTLIVEGESSFRVLGGELRAYGSILEADREYTVEPLRAVPLYALKDSEIDLYTGRVSFVKGDTVPPSREEVFRILEKDAKKIMIVGGLDSGKTSVATFLANKFAEKGEKVAVVDADIGQKSIGPPTTIGLGIIEKPVLTLSEAHFIDGFFVGNITPAGLLHRHVAGVKLLVEKAEDELKADRIIIDTTGWVTELEGRELKLFKALVAKPDVALIVSRPNECIQMEKILGQVTKTIRIDVPQLVKARDRVDRKEYRKYQYRKYLANAKTTKVSFVGRKILYTLTFTGNELGKNELTRLEYILGSRVHYAEMSDDHVSIFSEKSVPEEISSFLKAMYGHRRVRIMTGAEFMHTLVGISGDGKMLKGIGIISGVDLSSRSFEVLSNVDIGENDTIMFGLVKVNPLTFEEETIIEKNSIF from the coding sequence ATGCCGAAGATTACTATTCCTGAGGGCTACACGCTCATAGTTGAGGGCGAGTCTTCTTTTAGGGTTCTAGGCGGAGAGCTTAGAGCCTATGGATCAATACTTGAGGCGGACCGCGAATACACCGTGGAGCCGCTAAGAGCTGTTCCACTCTACGCATTGAAGGATTCAGAGATAGACCTGTATACTGGCAGAGTATCCTTTGTTAAGGGGGACACTGTCCCGCCTTCGCGTGAGGAAGTCTTCCGTATTCTCGAAAAAGACGCCAAGAAGATAATGATAGTTGGCGGACTAGACTCAGGGAAAACTTCCGTGGCTACTTTCCTCGCAAACAAGTTCGCCGAGAAAGGCGAAAAAGTCGCAGTAGTCGACGCGGATATAGGTCAGAAAAGCATTGGCCCGCCCACGACTATTGGGCTCGGCATAATAGAGAAGCCAGTGCTTACGCTTTCTGAGGCACACTTCATAGATGGGTTCTTCGTGGGAAACATAACGCCAGCAGGCCTACTACACAGGCACGTTGCAGGCGTGAAGCTCCTAGTCGAAAAGGCTGAGGACGAGCTGAAGGCAGACCGGATAATCATCGATACGACGGGCTGGGTTACAGAGCTCGAAGGCAGGGAGCTTAAGCTTTTCAAAGCCCTAGTCGCAAAGCCAGACGTTGCCCTAATCGTGTCTAGACCAAACGAATGCATACAGATGGAGAAGATACTGGGCCAAGTAACGAAGACCATCAGGATAGACGTCCCACAGCTTGTAAAGGCTAGGGACCGCGTAGACAGGAAAGAGTACCGGAAATACCAGTACAGGAAGTATCTGGCCAATGCAAAGACAACAAAAGTGAGCTTCGTGGGTAGAAAAATCCTCTACACCTTGACCTTCACAGGGAACGAGCTGGGAAAAAACGAGCTCACAAGGCTTGAGTACATTCTAGGTAGCAGAGTCCACTATGCAGAGATGTCAGACGACCATGTAAGCATATTCTCTGAAAAAAGCGTCCCAGAAGAGATTTCCTCCTTCCTAAAAGCCATGTATGGACACAGGCGGGTAAGAATAATGACGGGAGCAGAGTTCATGCATACCCTCGTCGGAATAAGCGGCGACGGCAAAATGCTCAAAGGCATAGGGATAATATCTGGGGTAGATCTGTCTTCCCGTAGCTTTGAGGTACTGTCCAATGTCGACATAGGAGAAAACGACACAATAATGTTTGGACTAGTCAAGGTGAACCCGTTGACCTTCGAGGAGGAAACAATAATAGAAAAAAACAGTATTTTTTAG
- the fbp gene encoding fructose-1,6-bisphosphate aldolase/phosphatase: MRITTSLIKADIGGVAGHVVVHPKLEELARKKLQEAKETGLIIDFYVYHAGDDLQLFMTHTRGENNPEIHKLAWDIFVEATEKISKPLKLYGAGQDLLKEAFSGNVRGMGPGVAEMEFEERKSEPVLVFSADKTEPGAWNFILYKVYADPFNTAGLVIDPSMHAGFIFEVYDVYEHKGVKISTPEETYDLLALIGTTGRYIVKRVYRKSDGEIAAVSSATRLNLIAGRYVGKDDPVLIVRAQHGFPATGEVLEAFAFPHLVAGWMRGSHTGPLMPVPLKDAKCTRFDGPPRVVGLGFSLHDGHLEGPVDLFDDPAFDETRKQAQIIADYMRRHGPFMPHRLGPEEMEYTTLPVVLEKLKNRFVPVEAE; this comes from the coding sequence ATGAGAATAACAACCAGCTTAATAAAGGCCGATATTGGCGGAGTAGCTGGGCACGTTGTTGTTCATCCAAAGCTCGAGGAGCTAGCTAGGAAAAAGCTTCAGGAGGCTAAAGAAACAGGACTCATAATAGACTTCTATGTATATCACGCAGGGGACGACCTTCAGCTCTTCATGACACATACACGTGGCGAGAACAACCCAGAGATACATAAATTGGCGTGGGACATATTTGTCGAGGCAACCGAAAAGATAAGCAAGCCATTAAAACTGTACGGAGCCGGCCAAGACCTGCTCAAGGAGGCGTTCTCGGGAAACGTGAGGGGTATGGGTCCAGGAGTCGCAGAGATGGAGTTCGAGGAGAGGAAAAGCGAGCCTGTTCTCGTGTTCTCCGCAGACAAGACAGAGCCAGGCGCTTGGAACTTTATCCTCTACAAGGTCTACGCTGACCCATTTAATACCGCGGGTCTCGTGATTGACCCCTCGATGCATGCGGGCTTCATCTTTGAGGTATACGACGTGTACGAGCACAAAGGTGTAAAGATCTCGACGCCGGAAGAGACCTACGACCTATTGGCGCTCATAGGTACTACTGGCCGCTACATTGTGAAGCGTGTTTACAGGAAGAGTGACGGCGAGATAGCTGCCGTCTCCTCAGCTACACGTCTAAACCTTATTGCTGGCCGCTACGTGGGCAAGGACGACCCGGTCCTGATTGTGAGAGCCCAGCACGGCTTCCCAGCAACGGGAGAAGTGCTAGAAGCCTTTGCCTTTCCACACCTGGTCGCGGGGTGGATGCGTGGCTCACACACGGGGCCGCTGATGCCTGTCCCCCTTAAAGACGCCAAGTGTACACGCTTTGACGGGCCTCCAAGGGTTGTCGGGCTCGGCTTCAGCTTGCATGACGGCCACTTAGAGGGCCCAGTAGACCTCTTTGACGACCCGGCGTTTGACGAGACGCGGAAACAGGCACAGATAATAGCTGACTATATGAGGCGGCATGGGCCTTTCATGCCCCACAGGCTTGGACCAGAAGAAATGGAATACACGACTCTGCCTGTTGTCCTGGAGAAGTTGAAGAACAGGTTTGTCCCGGTAGAGGCAGAATAA